From Capra hircus breed San Clemente chromosome 1, ASM170441v1, whole genome shotgun sequence:
TGGTTTGTGTAGGGGTTAATGTCCGTCACTCATATCTCTGTACTTTCTGGTTCTAATCAAAAGAGAAGGAATGCAGTGAACTGACAAGCAGACAAGGATCAAAGTATTCACTTTCTCTATGGAGACCTAAGCACCCTATGGGCCTCccaggtaactcagctggtaaagaatctgcctgcaatgcgggagacactggtttcttgggtccagaagatcccctggagaagggataggccatgaaattaaaagacgcttactccttggaagaaaagtgatgaccaacctagatagtatattcaaaagcagagacattactttgccgactaaggtccgcctagtcaaggctgtggtttttccagtggtcatgtatggatgtgagagttggactgtgaagaaggctgagtgccgaagaattgatgcttttgaactgtggtgttggagaagactcttgagagtcccttggactgcaaggagatccaaccagtccattctgaaggaggtcggccctgggatttctttggaaggaatgatgctaaagctgaaactccagtactttggccaccccatgagaagagttgactcattggaaaagactctgatgctgggagggattgggggcaggaggagaaggggacgaccgaggatgagatggctggatggcatcacggactcaatggacgtgagtctgagtgaactccgggagatagtgatggacaggaggcctggtgtgctgcagttcatggggtcgcaaagagtcggacacgactgagcaactgaactgaactgaacccactccagtattcatgggcttccctggtggctcagacgataaggaatccacctgcaatgcaggagaccttggttctatccctggggtggacgatcccctggaggacatggcaacccacttaagtattcttgcctggggtatccccatggacagaggagcctggcaggctacagtccatgggatcgcaaactgttggacacgactgagcgacttagtgCAGGACAGCACGATCACGCTACACTACTcctactgggggtgggggtggggtgtgggggtagGGTGGAGGGTTGTAGGTGGGGGTGGTTAAAGTACTGAATTAAAGAAACTAATTTAGGATGAAGCCAAAAGACATGAGGCTACTTGTTACCTCCAGCCAAATCTGAACCTTAGGACCTGGACTGGAGTGTCTTGGCCAGCAGGCAAACTCTTCGTACATTCTTAGGCAGCAGTGGTATGATGGATGGGGGCCCATCTCAAAGAACCCAGTTATCAGCAGAAGAGAGTGCCTGAAAGCACAGGAAAGAAATAGCTTCTAGAAGGCAGGCACCATGCCAGGTCTGTTTACTCTGCAGAGCCCACTGTCTCCTTTCAACAATCTGCCGAGAAGAGAATCTTATATCTTACTTTTAAATATGGCTTTCAAACACAGTTTTCAAACATAGCTACTCACTGGAATCACTTGgtatggtttaaaaaaatcatagtgACCTGGCCACATCCCAGATCAACTGAATCAGAACCTCTAGAGAACAAATCTCTAAAGCTCTCCAGGCAATTCCAACATGCAGCCTAGGCTGAGAACCACTCGCTGGGGTGGCCAGGTCATTATTGGCAAACCCATCCACTCAATGCAGCCAGTCGTAAGCACTTTTGAGTGACTTATTTATGCTGAGAAATTTACATAATCCTCATTGCAACTCTAGGAGGTAAGTATGATAATCATAGCATTTCACAGATGGGACAAGTGGGACTTGGAAAGGCTAAGTGAAAGACCGGGGATGACATTTTAGTATACTGAATCCTGAGCTGGATAGGATtccctcagcagtaaagaatccacctgcaaggcaggagatccaggttcgaaccctgggtcgggaagatccctgggagaaagaaatgtcaacccactctagttttcttgcctgaggaatcccagggacagaggagcctggagggctatagcccacagggtcTCAACAGTCAGACTTAGTGCCTAAACCACCAGCACTCCTAAACTGGATATTTAAACATCATATACTTTGTTGCGTGCCATGGGAGATTATGCAAAGGAGACTCAACACTGCTTGTGTATATCACAATACAAGCTGAGCAGagataaaaaaaaaccaaagactGGGTGAGCCTGTTACACTGTAGAACTGAGATAGAGTTCACATCTGAGACACTGAGTCTGAGGATGGAAGGTGATACATCACCACAtaactcaaatattttaaaaggtgaaGACAAAAGAGAATTCTCTCTCCttagttcatatttttaaaatgctgcaaAGATAGAAAACAATATAAATTGGATCTTACAAGTTTGCTGAAAGTGTACAAACGTTAATATGTCAATGTTTTAATTTTGCTAACATAAATTTTAGCACTAAAGAGGATTTGAATGACTCTTCTTAAAGAGAGCAAATAATTATTCTAATTCTTTATGCAATTTAGAATTTTCACATAATCTGAaccaagggaaaaataaatctcattacAATAGTGTGTTGGAATACctgatgagcaaaaaaaaaaaatttctatacaTAAATGTGTTATTTGTCTTTTCAAAGTATGAATCATCACTCCTTTATGAGAAGAGGGCTGAAAGGAGGACAAGAGACTCCACCTGTGTGTGCCAGGACAGAGGTGGGCGGAGTTTGTGAAATAATTTTCATCTTCAGAACGGTACCCATTACCTACTCCTTTAGCTGTTGGGAAACTTTTCAAAGTGTTGCAGGCAAAatcagcttaaaacaacagcTGCTTTCATTTCTGGTGAAAGCTTGCtgttccgtcactcagttgtccgactcttcatgacccgggggactgtagcctgccagggtcctctgttcaacgaattttccagacaagaataccagattgggttgccatttccttctccaggggatcttcccgacccagggactgaacccatgtctgttacactggcaggcagattctttaccactgagccaccagagaagccctttcatGAGGGTTAAACTTTAAAATGCCCTCACATTATTTTACAGTAATTGAAAATGATTGGATCTACATTATATATGTCTCAACAGTGCTAGTCTGCAATTTAGCAATATCTCTgggataaagaaaaacaaactctaTTTATTTGTTGTATAATCATCTCATTCTCACTGGGGTCACCAATCAGTTCACCTGTGACTTAACTCCATCCATCCTCCCTGTGCAAcccccagccacacacacacacacagacacacacagacacacacagacacacacagacacacagacacacacacacacacacacactatttagGTCTGGTAAAACTTGAACACATTACAGTTAAATGCTCGAGAACTTAATGTATCATGACCTAGACAGTAGGCACACAATGTTAATTGAACAAATAACTTCCGCCCTTTTTATTGCATCAACTTTTAACTGTGTTTATGTCTATCCTTaagaaattttctaaaatgattttttgCTGAAAAGGATATAGAAGACATTTATTCATATCATGAAATGAGGTTAGGAACCATAAAATTAAGATCTTAAAACACATTTCTTAATTCTTAAGTTGCCATAAAACTCACATTTTGAAAAATCTGACAATTATTTTGCTTGGGGGTTGCTTTCAAAGATTAGGTGAAGAGAGATTAATAGAACATTCTTTGCCACAGATTTTGTGTATTAGTTTAATCAAAAATGGTTACATATCAGTAATTTCATATGGTTCCACCTGATTAGAATCATtagatagctgctgctgctgcggctgctaagtcacttcagtcgtgtccgaccctgtgtgaccccatagacggcagcccaccaggctcctctgtccctgggattctccaggcaagaatactggagtgggttactatttccttctccaatgcacgcatgcatactaagtcacttcagtcaagcccaactctgtgcaacccttatggacagcagccctcaggctcctctgtccacaggtttctccaggcaagaatactggagtgggttgccatttccttctcattagATAGCTGAAAACCTGTAATATTTATACATCAAGTGAAACAATCCAAGCCTTTGTATTCCAAAGAAAAAAGCCTTCGAAGGAGAGGATGACCTTAGCTACTCTGAAATACACTAAAACTACAACACATATTCAGCACCAGGGTTTATTAAGGAAGGAATCTACTGGTGAGGCTCAGGAGTTGGGTTCTGACTGAGCTTCCTCAGTGCACGTGAAAGATGGGTGTTGGAGTAGCAGTTAGATAACTCTGGGGTAACAAGAAGCAAAGATATTGTTTAAAATAACTAACTTCCAAATCCAAAAATGTCATGTtggtcattaatttaaaaatcccaTTCCCCAAAGAGTGTTGTGCTTGTTCACCTAGCTTTTGTACCTTTCACAAAACGTGCTGAAAGGCAGTGAAACTTCAAGAGTTAGGAAGAGGCAGAAAACTGAGTAACCAGCCATTCCACAGGCAATAATTGACTGAAGAGTTATATTGGCTTTAAGTCAGAAGCTGACTTAATTATTTAATATAGAACATAAACATCCACCAGCCATTAAATGACTTTACGAAAACTAGccatgttgggacttccctggtgtccagtggtaaagactttgAGCAGCCAGTCCACGGGgaaggggtttgatccctagcaggggaactaagatcccgcctgCCATGTGGCACTGCCAAAGgataaaaaacaggaaaaaaaaactagcCACATTAGCAATGATACATAATATTATCATAATACATGATATGTATCATAATACATGATACATAATACATGATACTTTGAAAACAGGTCttaaaactgaaacataaaaaaaaaaaagtcttattttctAGTGGAGGCATCCCACATTTTCTAGAAGATAAAAAAAGAGACCCAAACAGTAGACATAAAGACAGGCCTTCAGAGCAACAATGCACTTCCCTCAGAAAATCACAGTAATCCTCATTCAGAATCCTATAGTGCTTTTTATCCTAAGGTACTGAAATTTAATAAACTCAGACACTATACACAACTCTGAGtctcttctcattttttattttttaaaaaagacagatttaggattttgtaagaaattactgttacattttttttaatctgtcaagTACTACAGtaatggaataaataaataagattttttttaagttcaatgTTTATAGACATATTTAtaaaaaaatgactgaattaGAAGACATTAAATAATGCTGACACACACCAGGAGGGGACTAGGCAAGGAAAGGCACATCATTCCACCACAAGAGATAAAGACCATAGTCGGAAGTTAATGACCAGCCAAAGCCTTAGGTCTTGTGGTAGTTCTAGCTCTGGAGGGTCATTACGGTGGAACCTTCTTTATGGTACTTAGCTGAAATAAACAGCAGTTGGAAAATTTTACTCGGTGACCTCAatgtattatttaaaagaaagcagTCTTGTAATAACTCTGGTGTGTGAGGAGAGAAGGAACAAAAATCCAGAAAGGTTTGCTGATACTGGAAATCCTACTGAcatattaaagattaaaaaaaaaaaaaaaaaaagtaaaataaggttAATCGTCCTGACTGGCTGAACTGGAATTTTTGTAGTTAACAAAGTTAAAATTCCACGTAAACACTCCCTTTCTTTTAAACAGACAGTGTACAGATAAAAGACTGTAGTATTTCACTTCAGATGAAACTGTATGCCAATATTTAGGGAAAAGGATCTTAgatgattttcttattttagatAGCCAAAGTCCTTGAAGACAGCACTAATATCACTGGCTGACTGGCTGTCTACAATAGCAAAGTGAATATAAGTTTTGTCAATAAGAGGTTTCCCAAAGAAACTGTAAGTTCCAGTTAAACAGATACAGTTACATTACCGAAAAGTCTAATAGACATCAGCAGAACTTGCAATGGGTCAACCTCCTACTACCAATTTTCCTCACAAATTTGTGCCAAGACTCTACCCATTTTTTTCTGTCTGGACTCTGAACCTAGATTAGTTTGACTAAAAGATGGAATCACCCAGGTTCCATTTAAATTTTAGTTGTGTTGAGAAACAACTGTctgcatgaataaataaaatgggttTTCAGGATAAAAtggtatatccacacaaaaaaagttaaattaaaaacaattcagGGGGAGGTAAGGgacaatattaatataaaaaaaatcataaaaatggcAACTGTAAAGCAGGCAGCTTCCCACTCATGCCACACGATATGCCTTCATTAAGGTGTACTCTTTCCGGTTGGTATGAGCAGCCCAGATGAAGAGAGCAGAAGCCATGAACTGTAAGGGAGCTGACACGCAAGCCAGGCAGAAGGACCATCCGAATTCACCAGACACGTTCTCAGGCAGCTCCAGTTTCTGGTGGAGTAGTTCAATTCCAGCAACGTAACAACTCACTGAGCCCAGTGTACACAGACCTTGGAGgaaattttaggggaaaaaaaaaaaaaaaaaaaaaacatagctagATAAGAGCATGATAAAAGGCAGCGACAGGTGATCCCTAAGGCAACAAGGAGGTAAAACTAAATTTGAAGGAGACCCACCTGCAAGGAGATGGAGAATGCCTGTGGCGATGGTGGGATACAAGCTTCGGCAGATACAAGCACAAAGTCCAATCAAAGCCCCAAAGCACATCAAACCTAGACTAACAAAAGGTAAAAGGAACTGGCAACGCCAAAGATCTGatttcaaaagagagagagagagagaaatgaaatgtTACCATTTCAGTTTTCTCACAATGGCAATTTCTTTCATATTCTATCAGAATTTTCTCAAAAAGTGAAAATGGGGTACTTTAATATTAAGGCTTTTTTCCTAAAGCACATTGTTCAAAACAGTGCTAACTTTCTTCTGACAAAAAGCAAAAAGACACTAATAGTTAACTGTTACTAAGGGCTTCCTAtgtatcaggcactgttctaTACATGCTTTGTGTATTAAACCTCCCAACATCCCTACGAAGAAGGCACTCTTacctccattttataaatgagcaaACTGAAAGAAGATAACTTATACAAGGTATCACAGTAAGTGGAAGAACCAGACCGGAAGCAAAACCTTCTGGTTCTACGTACATATTTAAGTCCTTATAGGATCTCAAGGCAGGAATAACAAGTAAATGAGTAGTGATTATAAAAGGTCTGTTAAAAGAATATACACAAAGCACAAAGCAGAGGATCTAGTGTATACCAGGAATTCAATAAATGGCAGTTTCAACTATCATAAAGTCCCTCAACAACATGGGAAAAAAGCTGATGACTTTCCAAAGCACCCCGTTACCTTTTCAAACTATGTTAATTATTATCAATGTAGGAACACCAACTCTGAACCAAATTTTACCTTTTAGGGCTAGTTTTACTTTCTGGACTACATCAACGTCTTTTTTCTAACTTCCCTTCAAACTCTGTTAGTAACAAACTTCCTATGCATTGACAATGCAAAATTGAATACTTGCCATTTATTCAACATCCCCTCTCATGAAATGGTCATTCTTCTGGGCAGGTTCTAGTAACTCTAATAGCCTAGAGACTAGGTCCAAATCTGAAAATAGTATTTCCCAGGCAGCCTGATATTCAAGCAACAAAATGCTCTTAATAAGCACTTTCGTTTTTGACATCTACACTTTTGATACCACCACCTAAGACTAACTAGATCAATACTTTTGGGAGGCCTGACACTTAAGTTGACTCATGTAAAGCTTGCAGTCAACTTTTTTCACATATCCCTAGCTGAACACAGAGAAATGAAGCGTTTAACTTAAATACAGACATATATTATTTATTCCTAttaaatttcctctttaaatAGGCCTATTAATAACATCTTTTGGTGAGTATAGATTCTGTCACCCAATGTATTAGCTGCTCAACTTCATATCTGCAATTGGATAAGTACGTATCTAACTTCTAAAATATTATCAACAGGACAGAGTTTGTTGGGAAAACATTAAAGATGTTGTTTCAGGTTGACACAATGTACAATGTCATCTTGCTCCAAAAACAGAGTTCAACAAAAGACATAtaaagttattttccttttttcccaacAAAGTACTCACAGGTCCGAAGCAGATCAATCCCACTATTGTGGTTTCCAGGCTCAACAAATTTCTCCATGAACTGCTCATTTAGTGTGAAACTCATGCATTTTGTGACCATATCAAATGACTCTGgaataagaaaaacaacaactgtttgttggttttttgcttaattttaaacatttaacataAATCTGTTTCAATAATTATTCTCTGAAATAAAAGGTGACGTGGAAAAATGTTCTCAGGAGAGCAGCCTCTTTGGCCCTGAGTGACACACAGGATGGACTAATGCCCAAGAGACCAATGGTTCTCAGCAGCAGGTGTGACATGGGTACaggaaggcaaaaaaaaaggagtaaaacGAACAGAACAGACAGTAAGATGACTACGAAGGAGGAGGGGACAAAGactaaaataaatagaaactttGATCTTCTCCCCCAAACCTACTCCATCAGTCTTGTTCCCCATCTCAGGTAAACGATAATTCCACCCTTCTCATTCCTCAGACCAGAAACTTTATAGAGTCATTCTTGCCCATAAGCACGTCATCAGGAAATCCTACAGGCTCTACCTTCGACATTTATCTACGATCAGGCACTGCTCAGTACTAGCACCCTGATCTGAGGCGTAACCATCTTTCACCTGAACTGGTTCAACAGCCTCTTAAGTCTCCTGGCTACCGTCTTGCCCAGCCACCTGTCTGTTTTCAACACATCTGCCTAGGTGACCATATTATCTTTCCTCTGCACAAAGCCCCACAGTGGCTCCATCACACTCAGAGTAAAATCCTAAGTCCTCATCACATCTACAGAATCCTGCCTGATTTGCCCTACTCCCATTCCCAGAATACATCTCTGACAGCTTATCTAACTCTCCCCTAGCCCCCTCCCTTCCAGCCTGGGGAATTCCTTGCTGGTTCTTGAGTATTTCAGGCATGCTCCCACCACAGGGCCCTTAGAGTTGTTCCGTCCATCCTAAATGAGTCTCCCTGTTTCCGCAATTACCCATAGGGTCAACTCCTTCACCTTTATCAAGTTTTTACACAAGTGATGTTTTCCTGCTAAAGCCTATCCTGCCTTTACTATTGAAGAACATAACTTACATGCCCACCAACATCCCCTTCCCTATGTACTTTCAAATCCCctttattttactctatttttcaTAGCACATCACCTTCTACTATGTaattatttattctgtttataCTGTTATACTTATTGTTTATTGCCAGTCAGCCCTTATTAGAATGTTAGCTCCCCAGGAGTAgggatttctgtttttttccctaacGTATACCTAGCTCCTAGGCCCTGAACATGAAGGTGTGCAAGAAATAGTTGTTGACTGAATAATAAATGATTGCTAAGATTCAAGTATCAAGTGTTCCTATGCTCTCTTAAATAgaactgaacattttaaataaaattcaaccAACTTTCACCTCTTTCCGATCACTTTCTTTTTCGTATAAAATCACACTATCATCCATCCTTCTGATGTACAGTATTTTGAGCCTGTTGTGCTGATTTGAATACAGTGTTCCCCACAAGAGGCCAACAGAACTAGTCATAAATAGAAACAAATTTATAAAGCTATTCCTTGCAAAGAACTCTAAAGATTCCATCTTAACAactggaaattaaaaattttcagtgTTAAGAATGCTTACAAAATAAACCTGAGAGgtagtttcttattttttttaattctcgtAATGCATGTTTTTAACCTAAAAACTCCATCAAGGGTTGTAAAAAGGTCTTAAACAAGCAGATTTAACCATAGAGTTGGCCAAATTATATCCTCAAGATTTAGAGGGCAAATGATAATATCTACTAAAACACAACTACATATATGACTATTAATTCATATGTGTTGACTTGATTTTGGATACTAATACTTTTAACAATTACCAAGTATTTAAAATCTTCCAAAGTACTTTTCTAATTATTTCCTCATGACATGTGTAAGATTAATACAACTATTTCAACGTGTGGCTAAATAAGTACAAAGATTTAAAATGGTTTTCTCCAAGATAAGGACAGTTACTCATCCAACCAATATTAATGAGTACAATGGTAATTAATTAATGGAAACTGAGGAGAGAAGGtgatagggaaaaagaaaaacataagattTATTTCTTTGGGAAGAGAAAGAACCGACAGGCATTATGTACGTAACTGGCCATCATCGTATCACTTTCTCTATTACTGAGTAGCcactgcagaagacacaagagatgtgagctcaattcctgggtagcGGAGAtgccctagagtaggaaatgggaacccactccagtattcttgcccagaaactACTATgcacagaggagcgtggcgggctacagtccacggggtcacaaagagtcgcctACTATGGAGTGCGTGTGAGTGcacgcgcacgcgcgcgcgcacacacacacacaaaggagacaaaagttaaaataagagaaataccTGTCCTTTCTGGTGGGCTATACCAGTACGTGTTTTGCGGTATAGTGATACACCGTCTCCACAATCCCACTGTGCCATTATATCGGAAAAGTGCATCACTGTAAGTCTTTTCATCTGCCTCATCACTAGCAAAGTCATTCCAGATGCTTTTGTTCAAATCGCTGGAATTTTCTTGAACTGGACTCCGATACTCATACCAGAAGTCTGTGCCAATTGAGGCTGCCATGTAGATGGTAGAAATGAGGCTAAGTACACAAGCAATTACAAACGCTGTAGCAAAACGGTTATCCATTCTGGCATTCAGACTGCTCTGTTTAGAAGtcgaaaaagaagaaaagttagaCTTCAAAAACAAGTACAGATTTTGAAAGGAATTACGTCAAAATCACCCTTTACCCTATTCCCCATCCCATGGCTCTTTAAAGTAATGTATAATcattaatgaattttttaaaaaaagaagcaagcatgttttaaattAAGTTCAAAACAAAACTCATTATCATGAAAGTACTTATTGAATGCTCACATACCCAGGATGCTACGGAGACAGAAGTCTTGTTCTCTAGTCTATCACCTGCACACTAAAACAGACAACACTGAAATGGACATACACATTACAGATACAAACAGCAGACATGCCCAGAGTCAGCAATGTACCTTGCATACATTTCTAATGACAGGCTGCAGAGCATTAAGTGTTCTGGGTCTGAGTGTGAAAAAGGCATAGGAAAAGGAAGCAGAGGAAATCGGCTCCTCCCAGTTTCCTCTGAACAGGGAAACCTTTTAAAACAAGGTAAAGAAAGAGTAAGGGGCTATTTAGAAGACAGCTGAAAATGTCTGTTAGCCCAGAGAGAAAGGCTGTTCCAGGCGCACGGAGGAGCAGAGAGTAATAATATGCAGTAATGCTAGATACCAATCTGCCCCTAATCCATTAAAGCTAAGTCAAGCTCCCTTCCGCTGTCAAAGTCTTCACTCCTTCCTACCTACTCGCCCCGTTCCTTATACTTTTGAACCTCCTCATCTGCAAACTAAAAGATCCTCAGCCGGAAGGAAAACTCTGAATTAGGCAAATATTAACACTCCAAAGGCGTGGACTGGGCTGAATGGCAATAGTAAATGGCCGCAGTACAATGACTCAAGGCGGATCAAGCTGAGTCAAATACTGCAAATATATACCATGAACCGCGCCAACCACCTTAAAAAGGAGCTCGAAAACAAGCTCGCAAACTGGGTTTGCTGAGTTTGGAAAATGGCAAGTGACTCAGGAGAGATCAGAGCAATCACAATCGTTAACGATAACTCCAGAagttgggtttgtatttttattctttttaattctttttcattctgaTGCTCTCAAATGACCTTAAAAGGTCCTGAGCACCAGGAGCGGCGGTTCGCCCAGGCCGGCCGCCTGGAGCTGTCACCTCGCGGGTCGCatcctggggatgggggtggtcAAGACAAGCGGGCTCTGGGGCGGGGCAGCCGTGAGCGGTCCCCGGCCAGGGGCCCCAAATACCCGCGAAGGCCCCTCCCCGGAACAAGCAGCCAAGGGAAAAGCCCGGCGATAGCCCCCCGCTCAGGACCCACACAGTCCGGGCCGCGCCCAGGGAGGGGGCCCCCTCTTCAAACTGCTGGAAACCTCGAACGGCTACGCGACCCCAGCCCAGCGACGTCGGCCCCACTCACTCACCGCCCATCCTCCTGCTCCGCCAGCTTCGCCCTCAAGCTCAAACCACAGCACCCTACTCTCCCCGCGCCTCCTCTGACGCACTTCCCTGCAGAGCCCGCCCCCTCCATAACTCCCGCGCCTccgcctccgcctccaccccGGGCCGGGCCCGGCCCCGGAGCCGAGAGGACTTGTGGGAGTTGTAGGAGGGACAGGGGAAAAGCTGCAGGGGGCGGCAGACGGCATTCCCGGCGCCGGGCGCGGCGCATTGTGGGAGATGTAGTTCAGCTTCCGAGGTGCGCAGAAGGGAGGTCTGAGCTGATTGTTTCTTATATTTTACTACGAAGGTCCACCGAGTAAGGCGAGGTATTTCGGGTCACTACGAATCATTAATTGTGACTAATGTGACTCAGATTTTTCCGGTTGTGCTTTCCCTACCACCACGCTACTTGTGAAACAACAATGCgattatccttttaaaatattaacccaataattttaaaactctccTACAGCCTCATTCCCATTGCAGCAGGTAGTCTTTCTGGTTTTATTAAGGCTTAAGCTTGACTAAGAAGGATGTAACCTgacagagtcccttggactgcaaggagatccaaccagtccatcctaaaggaaatcaaccctgaatattcattggaaggactgatgctgagctgaatctccaatactttagccacctgatgtgaagaactgactcgtttgcaaagaccctgattct
This genomic window contains:
- the CLDND1 gene encoding claudin domain-containing protein 1 isoform X1, which translates into the protein MGGDRLENKTSVSVASWSSLNARMDNRFATAFVIACVLSLISTIYMAASIGTDFWYEYRSPVQENSSDLNKSIWNDFASDEADEKTYSDALFRYNGTVGLWRRCITIPQNTYWYSPPERTESFDMVTKCMSFTLNEQFMEKFVEPGNHNSGIDLLRTYLWRCQFLLPFVSLGLMCFGALIGLCACICRSLYPTIATGILHLLAGLCTLGSVSCYVAGIELLHQKLELPENVSGEFGWSFCLACVSAPLQFMASALFIWAAHTNRKEYTLMKAYRVA
- the CLDND1 gene encoding claudin domain-containing protein 1 isoform X2; this encodes MDNRFATAFVIACVLSLISTIYMAASIGTDFWYEYRSPVQENSSDLNKSIWNDFASDEADEKTYSDALFRYNGTVGLWRRCITIPQNTYWYSPPERTESFDMVTKCMSFTLNEQFMEKFVEPGNHNSGIDLLRTYLWRCQFLLPFVSLGLMCFGALIGLCACICRSLYPTIATGILHLLAGLCTLGSVSCYVAGIELLHQKLELPENVSGEFGWSFCLACVSAPLQFMASALFIWAAHTNRKEYTLMKAYRVA